Proteins from one Triticum aestivum cultivar Chinese Spring chromosome 7A, IWGSC CS RefSeq v2.1, whole genome shotgun sequence genomic window:
- the LOC123148786 gene encoding MADS-box transcription factor 22-like, which translates to MLLANSTCKSLVFCRYLCFLFVVVSFFLFVHNSMPRKERRSGVAYIQNDKDRDLTFYKRRSGLFKRASDISALTRARVAVVLETKNGKMHSFGTPLADPIVDAFLFGAPPAVPSTNEATTARIGSLQNEVAQLDMENMTEEDRKKLSILRMKSIQEENPSMVANLIFTKEQDLGLEALNKLFSELSRVQKDIRCRLPPLHGREAKTSGTCVAQDLQVPSVLPTDHLGTTHSLMHPSWPHNLLQLQPPADPLPSQPEQTSVPLFPMQVPQMFDFAPPSLAPHLASHVQPIPNQVHEQTQPEELHVQNYESPCNIVQPQQSDANHDSTSGHNLEASPLFGYSSGNAFSIDDPFNTEQWGHALSDQSFYNSFLGMDDYLGSSGTDLG; encoded by the coding sequence ATGCTGTTAGCCAATAGTACCTGTAAATCTCTAGTTTTCTGTAGATACTTGTGCTTCCTATTTGTAGTAGTAAGTTTCTTCCTCTTTGTCCACAATAGTATGCCGAGGAAAGAGAGGCGGTCAGGTGTGGCATACATCCAGAATGACAAAGACCGTGATCTCACCTTCTACAAGCGACGTTCCGGTTTGTTCAAGAGGGCGTCTGACATCTCTGCCCTTACTAGGGCTAGGGTTGCAGTCGTCCTAGAGACAAAGAATGGAAAGATGCACTCATTTGGGACGCCATTGGCCGATCCCATTGTTGATGCTTTCCTATTTGGAGCTCCACCAGCAGTTCCCTCCACCAATGAGGCAACCACTGCTAGGATTGGAAGCCTACAAAACGAGGTGGCTCAGTTGGACATGGAGAACATGACCGAGGAAGACCGAAAGAAACTTTCCATCCTTCGTATGAAAAGTATCCAAGAAGAGAATCCAAGTATGGTGGCAAATCTTATCTTCACGAAGGAACAAGATCTCGGTCTTGAAGCTCTAAATAAGCTCTTCAGTGAGCTCTCTCGGGTCCAAAAAGACATTAGATGCCGTCTACCTCCATTGCATGGTCGTGAAGCCAAGACCAGTGGCACATGTGTAGCACAAGATCTGCAAGTACCAAGTGTTCTGCCGACAGATCATTTGGGTACTACTCATTCACTAATGCATCCATCGTGGCCTCACAATCTCTTACAACTCCAGCCACCTGCAGATCCACTACCATCACAACCAGAACAAACTTCGGTACCACTTTTTCCTATGCAGGTACCACAAATGTTTGACTTTGCGCCACCATCTTTAGCTCCACACTTGGCTTCCCATGTCCAACCCATACCAAATCAGGTACATGAGCAAACTCAACCCGAGGAGTTGCATGTTCAGAACTATGAAAGTCCTTGCAACATAGTGCAACCACAACAAAGTGATGCAAACCACGACTCAACGTCAGGGCATAATTTGGAGGCCTCTCCACTATTTGGGTACtcgagtggcaatgctttttctatTGATGACCCATTTAACACTGAACAATGGGGTCATGCTCTATCAGATCAGTCGTTCTACAATAGTTTCCTAGGGATGGATGATTACTTAGGCTCTAGCGGTACTGATCTAGGATAG